The segment ATGAAAAGTTGAAAGATCGAAAAGTGATTGCTGGGAGAGCTGTTGGAGTGAAGACAATCGAACAGCTGCTGGAAGCCCCACTAGAATCAGTAACTTATGAAGCTGAAAATCTCGGCATTCATAAAGGGATAATCGGTAAAGACGCTTTATTAAAGATGGTGTAACGTTTTCTGCAGCAAGTCTTGGCCAAGTGTGAGGCTGAAAAAGGATGGGAAGAGCCTTTCCCTCCTTTTTATGATGCTAAGTAATAACGCACATATAAAATATTTGTCACTTTTTTAAATCATGTTGAATTAGGAGCTAGTATGGAATGAAATTAGTTGGAACAAAATACCTTGCAGAAGGAGCAATATTAGCTAAACCGATACATAATGAGCGGGGCAATATTCTCGTTAACAGTGGCGTAAAGCTTGATAAGCAGCTAATACAGCGTTTGCTGCAACTTGGTATTGCCTATTTATACATAGAAGATAAATTGACAGACGACATTTTCCCTGTTTCCGTCATCTCTGAT is part of the Niallia taxi genome and harbors:
- a CDS encoding YunC family protein → MVEVYPIVIEEQTFIAVSVQLPKTNLLVVKNDKGYIMCGALDVGLLNEKLKDRKVIAGRAVGVKTIEQLLEAPLESVTYEAENLGIHKGIIGKDALLKMV